A single genomic interval of Flavihumibacter rivuli harbors:
- a CDS encoding Crp/Fnr family transcriptional regulator, with the protein MLRTNTILLQQVEVLAKTRGVDHIREKTYQPGEQVFSQDQALHHVLIIRSGIAKCFIREDNGRDYILEFQGPGEVVGELEQIDRKKAGTNLVALTKLEVFRIDGKYFNHLLTTDQAFNQLILQELAMKIRHTSIRSAYQQSYPVASSLLQLVTLIDEQELPLTKQDLADYLGITKRSLNRTIQAITSGKEKDNPELFEEGRKTVLKLFGGEQ; encoded by the coding sequence ATGCTCCGAACCAACACGATATTATTACAGCAGGTGGAAGTATTGGCCAAAACCCGGGGAGTTGACCATATCCGGGAGAAAACCTATCAACCAGGCGAGCAGGTATTCAGCCAGGACCAGGCATTGCACCATGTATTGATCATCCGCTCGGGCATTGCCAAATGCTTTATCAGGGAAGATAATGGCCGGGATTATATCCTCGAATTCCAGGGACCCGGTGAAGTGGTGGGGGAACTGGAACAGATCGACAGGAAGAAAGCCGGCACCAACCTGGTGGCCCTTACCAAATTGGAAGTATTCCGGATAGACGGCAAATATTTCAATCATTTATTGACTACTGACCAGGCTTTCAACCAGCTGATCCTGCAGGAACTGGCCATGAAGATCAGGCACACTTCCATCCGTTCTGCCTACCAGCAAAGCTATCCTGTAGCATCCAGCCTCTTACAATTGGTTACCCTGATCGATGAACAGGAACTTCCACTGACCAAGCAAGACCTTGCGGATTACCTGGGCATCACCAAAAGGTCACTGAACCGGACCATACAGGCGATCACTAGTGGAAAGGAAAAAGACAATCCTGAACTATTTGAAGAAGGAAGAAAGACAGTTTTGAAATTATTCGGAGGGGAACAA